The Sphingobacteriales bacterium genomic sequence AATGGCTCGATGCTGCTATTTATTATCCGGAGTTTTGGCACTATGGCGTAAAATTAACTTGTTAGTCGTCATCAGCAATAATACCCATTTGTTTAGCTATACTTAATGTTTCACAAATCGCTTTAGAGGCTTGTTTTTCGGCCTCTTTTTTATTGGGACCTTCGCCGCGCCCTAACTCTTCATTATTTACGTAAGCTGCTACGGTAAAGCGGCGGGTATTTCCGGTAATACGTTCGTCAACCAATTCGTAATCAAGGGTATGTGCATGTTTTTGTGCCCATTCTAAAAGCAGGCTTTTATAGTTAAGGTCGCCGGTTTCGAGGCGGTCAATATTAATAAACTGGGCTAATATTTTTTGGTAAACAAACTGCTGTGCCTTGTCGTATCCGGCATCTAAATAAATAGCACCCACTAAAGCCTCAAGTGCATTGCCCAACAACGTATTGGTAACGTGTACGCTTAGGTGGTCGTAGTCTAAAAACTCCGAAAGGTCTAACAAATAGCCAATTTCGCCTAATTTTTTGCGGCGTACAATTTTCGAGCGCATTTCGGTTAAAAAGCCTTCGCCTTTGAGGGGGTATTTCTTAAATAAAAATTCCGAAACGGCTGTGCCAAGTACCGAGTCGCCTAAATATTCTAAGCGTTCGTTGGTGGTGTGTGTAGCCGTTGTGCGCGAGGCGTGCCTAAATGCCATTCGGTAAACGGCAATATTTACGGGTGTAAAGCCCATTAGGTGCCGTAGCTGGTTGACATATATTTTGTGTGGAGAAAACCACCTATTGTACCATTTTTGAAACAGCAAAACGTTACAGTTTTTTTATTTGCGAGGCAAAGGTAAGGAAATGGCTTTAGGTTCCGGATTTATTGTAAGGAAAATACATTATAAAAAGGCATCATTGCTGCAAAAAAAAATATCCGGATATTTTTTATTATCAACGCAAGTTGGATACTTGTTTATTTTACGACGCCTGGGGTCATGGGTACAAATTTAAACTCGTCTCCTTTGGTTTCTACAAACCCGTTTTCTGATTTTCGGGTTACCCCTACCATGGTTTGAATGTTTTTACCCACCGGAACCACCATCATGCCGCCAATTTTTAGCTGATTGAGCAAAGTTATGGGTATTTCTGGGGCAGCTGCCGTTATTAAAATGCGGTCAAACGGGGCATATTGCGCAGCGCCTTCGTAGCCGTCTCCAAATAAAAGTGTAGGGTGGTAGCCCATTTGTTTTAATAATTTTTTGGCGGCAACATGGAGGGTGTAATCTCGTTCTATACTTACTACGCGGCAGCCCATTTCGAGCAAAATGGCGCACTGATACCCCGAGCCGGTGCCTATTTCCAATACATTTGCGCCATTAAACGTTTGTAACATACTGCTTTGATAGGCCACGGTAAATGGCTGCGAAATAGTTTGCCCCTGCCCAATAGGAAATGCTTTGTTTTGGTAGGCTTGTTCGGCAAATTCCGGAGGAAAAAAATAATGGCGTGGTACTTTGTGAATTGCAAACAAAACTGCTGTGTCTTTAATGCCCTCATCCACTAACTCGTACATAAGTCTATCGCGCAGGCCTTTGTGTTTAAAATTATCAATTAAACTATTATCCATAGGACTTGCGAAGGCGATTGGGTTTAAAAAACTTATTGTCGGTGCAAAGTTAGGCTAATACTTTGGTAGTTTTGTTTAATTTGGGGTGGGTTTACCCTGTTTTAGGTGAGAATTGTTGTTTTTTTATGCCTTGATAATCTAAGTAATATAAGAGTTTTAGCGCTACAAAATTGGCTTGGGGTTCGGCAAAGGTTTTGTTTATGTTTTGCAAATAGTTTCCGGTTTTGGTGTTATAAAAAGCTATAATATTGTTTTTCCAAACAAAACTTAGTTGGCTGCCTGGCAAAAACTCCCAGCTATAGACAAAATCTAAATTAAACAGGTTAAAATTGCCATCGTGGGCTTGGTTGTACTGCTTATACCATAAAAGGCGGCCATTAGGTTGTAGCAGGTGGTAATCGTAATAATCAACTTTACCCCAGTAATGGCGTGTTCTTACGTTAATATTCATACGCGGGGTAAAAACATACCTTACCGATACGGTATTTGAAGCATTAAACAACTGCCTGCGGCCAAACACTGTTTGCTGGTTAATGGTGTTTACCCATCCGTAGTTGCTTTGGTCGTAATCGGCAAAAATGGTATATGTGGCGGTCAATCGCTGGCTAAACCGAAAATTAGAGGCAAGTTGGCCTGAGTAGTAATAGTCTTTGTGGTTGTACGAGTCGGCGATATTGCCTTCAAAACTAAACCAAACTTTTTTACGGGTATCGGTTTGCAAATTAAATCCGGTAAAAAAATATCCCGGACGTAAAAAATAGGTATCCTCCTTGCGTGGTTCGTTATAATCGTGGGTATCAAACGGGCTACCATCTACCCAAGCCGACAGCATCCAAAAATTAGTAAATTGACCATTGAAGTTAATATTAACAATCTGTTTTTCGTGTGCAAACGGGGTAAAATGGGTTTGGTAATTAAAATTGCCGTTAACAGACCAGCTATTGAAGGTTTTGTTGGGCTTGTATTGAAAATATCCGGCCTCAATACTTGTTTTTGTGTTGTTGTTACCATACTGTAAGCCCATATCGTTGGGGTCATAATTTTTATCCATCCCAACATGCGAAACCTTCCAGCGCCAGGTGCCCGATATTTTGCCGTAACCCACTTGGTAGTTGTATCCGCGTTGTGTTTGCTCGGCAGTAAATATTTGGCTTGCTTTAAGTGTTGCATTAAACGCATATTTGTTTTTGCTACCAGCCAATCGGGTTTCAAGCGCTGTAACGTTGGCATCGGGGCTGGTGCCATTGCGCAACAAATTTGTGTTTATTAGGCTAATAGAAGAATTGTTTTTAAGCACCTTGTCAAGTACAAAGACGTTGTAATTGGTTAGCGGAGCGGTTTCAAAACGCCGTGTTTTATTGGTTTGGGTGTTAATTATAGCGGCATGTGTAGGGGCTTGTATTACGTTTAACACCCCTATTCCTAAGTTTTTGGCTGTGCGTCCCGAAAATTTTGTGGCATTATATAGCTGGCTCATGGTAGGGTTTTCGGCTACATATTCAAGGGTGTCGGTTTGTAAATAGGCATCGAAAAAGTGTAGGGGCAGGCCTCCGATACGGCGCGAGTAAAAAATATCGCCTTTGCTAAACAATTCGGTGCCCTCGGTAAAAAAGGGGCGGCGTTCGTTGTAGCGGCGTTCAAAAGGGCCTAACTCTAATACTTTATCGTCTGATTGTACTTGGCCAAAATCCGGAATTAACGTTGCATCTAAAGTAAAACTTTCGTTGATACCCCATTTTACATCCATGCCGCCATTAATATTTTTACCTTCTTCGTAGCCGGTTACGGGTAAGTTGTCGCTATTATTTGTCGGGTATCGCTCGTAACTCAAGCCCAAATAGGGCGTAAACGACAGGCGCAAAGGTGGCTTAATATTTTGCAAATTGACCCAGCTACCCCATTGATTTATAATTCCATCAACGGCGGGGTTTATAGCTGCCCAGGTAGTAAACTCTTGGGTGCGCTCGCTAAACCGAAAAAAATTAATGCCCCATGTTTGTACGGGTTTATTTGGAAAACGCAATGCCGAGTAAGGAATTCGTATTTCAATTACCCACCCTCCGTTGGGGTGCATAGTGGCGCGGCTTTGCCAAACGGCATCCCAGGCGTCGTCGTAGTCGGTGCCGTTAATTTTAAAATCGCCTTGCACGTTAGCCGCCGATACGGTAAATACGTTGGCGTTTACATTGTCGTTATAGGTGTCAATTCCAACTCTGAAATAATCGGTGTTTGCATCTACAATTTGGTCGCGCACCGACATTTCGTTGGCAATTGCGTGGGCTTTGTCTTCAAACATTTGTGCGGCAACGTAAATAGCCTTGTCGTCGTACAATAGCCATACTTGGGTTTTTTGTTGTGCTGACTGTCCAAAAACCGGCTCGGAGGTAATAAAATTAGTAGCCATTGGGGCGTTTTTCCAGGCATCTTCCTCTAATACACCATCAATATGCAGGTTTTGGCTGGTTTTGATGGCGGTTAGAGTTAGCTCGTCAAGGGTTTTAAGTGGTGGGGCGGCAAGTAATGAAGTCCAACAAAAAATAAAAAATAAAGCAAGTATAAATTTGTTTTTCATAAAGAGAGCGCGTGAGTATAATTTTGTAAAAAGGGAGCAGTAAAAACAAGGCCGCAATATGGCAATTATTTTTACTAACAACTATTAATTAACAAAATATAGCATTTTACAACTATGCTTAAGAAAAATAATGTTAATTAAGGCGATTCATGGTTTACAACCTGCTATTTGCTTCTTATTATCCGGATAATTATTTTGATTGGTTTTAATGCCTGCTTTATATTCCGGGAAGTTGTTTAATAATTAAACCATATAATTAACCACATAGACACATAGAATTTGTTTAAGTATTAAAAGGTGTGACAGTTTTAAACGCTTGATACTAAGAAAATATTGAGGTAAAAACAGGCTACAAAAATGTAAAACAGATTTATAGAGGACTTAGTTTCGCAATTATTTCAAGGGCACATAGTTCCAAATTAGTTCAACAAACTAATTTTTAAACAATTTCCGGATTAAAAAAAAATCATTCAACTAAAATCGCTAATATTTGTTTGTTGTTGTTTTTCGAGGTTGTATTTTAACTTGCCGTTAGGTGTGTTCGTACAGTTTTTTAAACTCGTTTTGCAAGGCAAATAATTCGTCTCGCAGGCGTGCGGCGGCCATAAAATCTTGTTCTTTGGCAGCTTTTAGCATGTCGCGGCGGGTTTTTTCAATTGATTTTTCTAATTGTGGGCGGGTCATGTATTGTATAATGGGGTCGGCGGCAAGTGCGGTGCTTGTTTCATCGGGTTCAATATAAACGGCGTTGGTTTTATTGCCTTTAATGTCAACAACGGCGGTTTGTTCTAAAATTTGTTCGCGGCTTTTTAGCACGGTTTGTGGTGTAATGCCATTGGCTTCGTTAAAGGCAATTTGTTTGGCGCGGCGGCGGTTTGTTTCATCAATGGTGGCCTGCATACTTTTTGTGATGCGGTCGGCGTACATAATTACCAAGCCGTTGGCATTGCGGGCAGCCCTTCCGGACGTTTGTGTAAGCGAGCGCTCGTTGCGCAAAAAGCCCTCTTTGTCGGCATCTAAAATAGCCACTAACGACACTTCGGGCAAATCTAAACCTTCGCGCAGCAAATTAATACCCACCAACACGTCAAAGTCGCCCAGGCGCAGCCCTCTTATAATTTCAACCCGTTCAAGGGCATCAACCTCTGAATGGATGTATTTGCAATTAATATTTAACTGCGTTAAATATTTGCTTAATTCTTCGGCCATTCTTTTAGTGAGGGTTGTAACCAAAATACGCTCGTTTAGGGCAACACGTTGGTTAATTTCGCCAATAAGGTCGTCAATTTGGTTAAGGCTGGGGCGCACTTGTATTGGCGGGTCGAGTAGGCCGGTTGG encodes the following:
- the rnc gene encoding ribonuclease III; the protein is MGFTPVNIAVYRMAFRHASRTTATHTTNERLEYLGDSVLGTAVSEFLFKKYPLKGEGFLTEMRSKIVRRKKLGEIGYLLDLSEFLDYDHLSVHVTNTLLGNALEALVGAIYLDAGYDKAQQFVYQKILAQFINIDRLETGDLNYKSLLLEWAQKHAHTLDYELVDERITGNTRRFTVAAYVNNEELGRGEGPNKKEAEKQASKAICETLSIAKQMGIIADDD
- a CDS encoding protein-L-isoaspartate(D-aspartate) O-methyltransferase → MDNSLIDNFKHKGLRDRLMYELVDEGIKDTAVLFAIHKVPRHYFFPPEFAEQAYQNKAFPIGQGQTISQPFTVAYQSSMLQTFNGANVLEIGTGSGYQCAILLEMGCRVVSIERDYTLHVAAKKLLKQMGYHPTLLFGDGYEGAAQYAPFDRILITAAAPEIPITLLNQLKIGGMMVVPVGKNIQTMVGVTRKSENGFVETKGDEFKFVPMTPGVVK
- a CDS encoding carbohydrate binding family 9 domain-containing protein; protein product: MKNKFILALFFIFCWTSLLAAPPLKTLDELTLTAIKTSQNLHIDGVLEEDAWKNAPMATNFITSEPVFGQSAQQKTQVWLLYDDKAIYVAAQMFEDKAHAIANEMSVRDQIVDANTDYFRVGIDTYNDNVNANVFTVSAANVQGDFKINGTDYDDAWDAVWQSRATMHPNGGWVIEIRIPYSALRFPNKPVQTWGINFFRFSERTQEFTTWAAINPAVDGIINQWGSWVNLQNIKPPLRLSFTPYLGLSYERYPTNNSDNLPVTGYEEGKNINGGMDVKWGINESFTLDATLIPDFGQVQSDDKVLELGPFERRYNERRPFFTEGTELFSKGDIFYSRRIGGLPLHFFDAYLQTDTLEYVAENPTMSQLYNATKFSGRTAKNLGIGVLNVIQAPTHAAIINTQTNKTRRFETAPLTNYNVFVLDKVLKNNSSISLINTNLLRNGTSPDANVTALETRLAGSKNKYAFNATLKASQIFTAEQTQRGYNYQVGYGKISGTWRWKVSHVGMDKNYDPNDMGLQYGNNNTKTSIEAGYFQYKPNKTFNSWSVNGNFNYQTHFTPFAHEKQIVNINFNGQFTNFWMLSAWVDGSPFDTHDYNEPRKEDTYFLRPGYFFTGFNLQTDTRKKVWFSFEGNIADSYNHKDYYYSGQLASNFRFSQRLTATYTIFADYDQSNYGWVNTINQQTVFGRRQLFNASNTVSVRYVFTPRMNINVRTRHYWGKVDYYDYHLLQPNGRLLWYKQYNQAHDGNFNLFNLDFVYSWEFLPGSQLSFVWKNNIIAFYNTKTGNYLQNINKTFAEPQANFVALKLLYYLDYQGIKKQQFSPKTG